The following nucleotide sequence is from Streptomyces sp. HUAS CB01.
TCGGCGGGCGGCTGCGGGCTCGTGTTCCTCTCCCGCGCCGCCCCGGTCCTCGGCCCGCTCGCGGACCGGGCGCCGGGCTCCTGGGTGGTGGAGCGGTGCCTGGACGTCGCACGGTCCGTCAGCGTCCAACTGCTCGCCCGCCCGGGCGCCGCACCCAGGGTGGTCCACAGCGGGGAGATGCGCACGACGGCCGGTTCGTACACCGGCTATGTCTCGCCCCTCCGCGGCGTCGCGCGAGGCACCGTACGCGAGCTGGAGCGGTGGGGCACGGACCTCGGGACGTATCTGGCGGACAGGGACTACGCGGGACCGTACGGGCTGGACGCCGTCGTCACCGCCGACGGTTCGCTGTACGCGACGGAGAGCAACGTCCGCCGGACCGCCACCACCACCCCGGGGGCGATGGTCGAACGGCTCGCCCGCGCGGCCGGGTGCCGGGACCGCACATGGCTGGTCGCCGCGGGGCGGACACCCTCGGCGCACGGATTCACCGACGCACTGCGGCGGCTGCGGGCCGAGGGGCTGGACTGGCGTCCCGGCCGGGGCGAGGGGGTGGTCCTGTACGGGGACGCCCCTGCCGACGGCCGGTCGTGGCGCTACGCCGTGATCGGCCCCGGGCACACGAGGGTCGCGCAGATCGAGGCGGCGCTGGCACGCGCCCTGGCGTTCGAGCCGCCTTCCGGGGCGGGGTGAGCCGGGAGCCCGGGCCACCGGGCGGCCGCAGTCCGCGCGGTCGGCCGAGCAGGCAGGAGGCGGCCGTGGTGCGCGCGGTCGGCCGGGAGCGGTGACCGGCACCGGCACCGCGCCTGTCGGGCGGCGGCCCCACAGGCGCGGCCGTACCGGGCGCGCCCCCGGACGGTCGCGGCCGTACCGCGTGCCGCCGGTGTCCGCGGCGCGTGCGGGGTGGGCCGGATGCGTCCCCGCCAGGCCGGGGAGCGGGTGCCGCCGGTGTCCGGGGCACGGGCACCGGCCACGAAGCCGGTGCCGCGGGGTCGCGTGCACCGCCCCGCGGCCGGAGCACCGAGCCGGCGTCAGGTCGTGGGCCGGATGCGTCCCCGCCAGGCCCCGGACTCGTCGCCCCGGCCCTCGATGTAGTCCTTGAACCGACGCATGTCGTCCTTCACCCGCCGGTCGATCAGGCCGGTCATGGCCGCGGTCTTCTCGGCGGCTCCGGTCGGTTCGACGTCCATCACCAACTCGACACGCGTGTGCGCGTCGTCCAGACGCTGGAAGCTGACCGTCCCCTTCTGCCTCGTGTCGCCACCGGTGGTGCGCCAGGTGATGCGCTCGTCGGGAAGCTGGTCGACGATCTCGGTGTCGAACTCCCGGTGGACGCCGCCGATCCTGGTGGTCCAGTGGTTGTGGCGGTCGTCCAGCTGCCTGACCTCCTCGACGCCCTCCATGAAGTTCGGGAACTCCTCGAACTGCGTCCACTGGTTGTACGCGGTGCTGACGGGGACGTCGACCTCGACGGATTCCCTCACCCTGCTCATGACTGCGCTCCTCTCGTCGGAAGCCGTGCGGAGGGTGGTGCGCCGCACGACAGGCACGTCCGACGCGTACCCGGTGCCGGCGGAACTACCGCCTCCGGGGGCCCGGGCCGGGGACTACTTGCGAGCCCGCAGCAGGAAGGAGTGGCCGGCGGGGTCGGACATCAGCCGGGCCTCGCGAGGGGTTCCCCGGCCCGTCACGTCCATCGGGGTGGCCCCGAGGCTCACGGCCTCACGCTCCGCCTCGTCCAGGTCCCCCGGAGACACCAGGATCAGCAGATGGGCCTGCTGGGCGTCCTCGGGGCGGGGCCAGCTCGGGGGCGCCAGGCCGTGGTCGCGCCGGAAGCCCAGCACCGAACCGTCCTGGCCGGCGACCTCGATGAGATCGGGGTCGGACGTCCTCCGCACCTCGGCGCCGAGCAGCGCGGCGTAGAACTCCGCGAGCGCCTCCGGCTCGGCGCAGTCGAGGGCGAGCACCGCCGTCTTGGGAACCGCCATTTCCCCTCCCCTTCGTCGGGACTTCCTGGGCACGGCGGGTACCCCGGATGTCAACGCGCAGTCACCCGACGGCAGGGGGCCGCGTCAGCCGGGTCGGCACGCCGGTCGGCCCGGAGAGCGTCCGGCGCCGTGTCAGAGCATCAGGACGAGTGCGTACGCCACGAAGAACGCGGCGACCAGCAGGACGAGCGCGCAGACGGCCACGAGCGGGCCCCTGGCCCAGCCGCGCGGCCGGGTCGGGCGAGTCGGGCCGGCCGGGTGAGCCGGGCGGGTCGGACGGCGTTCGCGCGGTTCCGTGCCCGAGGACGCGTCCGAGGCCGTTGCCGGGAACGCGCCCGGGCCGGACGGGTGCCCGCCCGGCGGCAGCGCGCCATCCGGATCGGGTGCGGCCGCGGCACGCGGATCGGGGTCGGGGCTGTTCACCGTCATGTGCGGCTCCTGCCCGGCTTCTCCCGGTCCAAGGGTCCGCGGATCCGCCGGAGCGCAGGTGCGGTCACGGCACCTGCAGGTCGTAGACGGCGAAGGCGCGCCCGATCACCGGCTGCGCCACATTGCGCACGCGCACCCCGCCCTCCGTCATCCCGTGTTCGACGCCGAGGTGGGCATGACCGTGCACGGCCAGGTCCGCGCCGCCCTCGTCGACCGCCTCGGCCAGCAGATAGCTGCCGAGGAACGGATAGATCTCCGGCGGCTCCCCGGCGAGGGTGTCGGGAACGGGCGAGAAGTGCGTCAGCGCGATGCGGACGTCGGTGCCCTCCGCTGCCAGGTGCTCCAGCGACCGGCGCAGGTCCGTGGCGCAGCGCCGGGTGTAACGGACGAATTCCTTCATCAGCGGTTCGCCGAACTCCCCGGCGCTGCGGCCCGCGTAGCCGCCGCAGAAGCCCTTCGTCCCCGCGACGCCGACCTTCGTGCCGTCGATGTCGAGGACGGTGGAGTCGCCCTCCAGGACGGTGACCCCGGCGTCGCCGAGCACGGCCGTGATCTCCGCCTCGCGGTCGCTGTGGTAGTCGTGGTTGCCGAGGACGCCCACGACCGGCACGGACAGCCCGGCCACCTCGGCGGCGACGACCTCGGCCTCGGCCACGGTGCCGTGCCGGGTGAGGTCCCCGGCGAGCAGGAAGACGTCCGCGCAGTCCTGGAGGGTGTCGAAGGCGGGGCGCAGCCGGCCCCGGCCGTCCTCGCCGAGATGGATGTCGCCGACGGCCGCGATCCGGATCACGGCAGGTCCTCGTGGGCGTCGGGGGCGGCGGTGGAGGCGACGACGAGGTCGGAGCGTACGGGAGTGTCGTCACCCAGTTCGTCGGCCACGGCGCGCAGGACGCCGTCGC
It contains:
- a CDS encoding peptide ligase PGM1-related protein, producing MEHSAPLIVWANFFSDLAVDLPAHGVLERWAEQAPRKVWLMRPGDVLVTPVAPGPAFLDHACGLLDVPPGAVTVVTVPWTPGTTMAEAVERAGLTERLGALATERPGARLLPVALDRSTVALASRLGLRIAPYGPAGVGASAVDTAYRLNTKAGFRAVAGELGIRVPPGRVCTGEGLSGTVRAMLGRYERVVVKPDRSAGGCGLVFLSRAAPVLGPLADRAPGSWVVERCLDVARSVSVQLLARPGAAPRVVHSGEMRTTAGSYTGYVSPLRGVARGTVRELERWGTDLGTYLADRDYAGPYGLDAVVTADGSLYATESNVRRTATTTPGAMVERLARAAGCRDRTWLVAAGRTPSAHGFTDALRRLRAEGLDWRPGRGEGVVLYGDAPADGRSWRYAVIGPGHTRVAQIEAALARALAFEPPSGAG
- a CDS encoding SRPBCC family protein, with translation MSRVRESVEVDVPVSTAYNQWTQFEEFPNFMEGVEEVRQLDDRHNHWTTRIGGVHREFDTEIVDQLPDERITWRTTGGDTRQKGTVSFQRLDDAHTRVELVMDVEPTGAAEKTAAMTGLIDRRVKDDMRRFKDYIEGRGDESGAWRGRIRPTT
- a CDS encoding VOC family protein, yielding MAVPKTAVLALDCAEPEALAEFYAALLGAEVRRTSDPDLIEVAGQDGSVLGFRRDHGLAPPSWPRPEDAQQAHLLILVSPGDLDEAEREAVSLGATPMDVTGRGTPREARLMSDPAGHSFLLRARK
- a CDS encoding DUF6480 family protein: MTVNSPDPDPRAAAAPDPDGALPPGGHPSGPGAFPATASDASSGTEPRERRPTRPAHPAGPTRPTRPRGWARGPLVAVCALVLLVAAFFVAYALVLML
- a CDS encoding metallophosphoesterase family protein, whose translation is MIRIAAVGDIHLGEDGRGRLRPAFDTLQDCADVFLLAGDLTRHGTVAEAEVVAAEVAGLSVPVVGVLGNHDYHSDREAEITAVLGDAGVTVLEGDSTVLDIDGTKVGVAGTKGFCGGYAGRSAGEFGEPLMKEFVRYTRRCATDLRRSLEHLAAEGTDVRIALTHFSPVPDTLAGEPPEIYPFLGSYLLAEAVDEGGADLAVHGHAHLGVEHGMTEGGVRVRNVAQPVIGRAFAVYDLQVP